CAGCATGTAATCGAATTGATCGGCAGGCAGTTGGTCGTTCGATAGGGTGTTACCTAGCTTGATACGGCTAACGTCTTGCCCTTTGATGAGCATATCGGCTTTACAGATAGCGTAAGACTCTGGGTTTAACTCCTGACCAAAGGCACGCATCACCGCTTTAGGGTTTAATTCGTGAACGTATTCCATACCTGATGATAAGAAACCGCCTGTACCTGCTGTTGGATCGTAGATAGTACGAATGATGCCGTCTTGGGTAAGGGCTTCATCGTCTTCCATGAATACCAGCGATGTGGTTAAGCGAACGATGTCACGAGGGGTAAAGTGCTCACCTGCGGTTTCATTTGAGCTCTCTGCAAAGCGACGGATTAATTCTTCAAACACTAAGCCCATTTCATGATTAGATACTTTGCTTGGGCTAAGGTCTGTTGTTGCGAATTTCTTCACCACTTTAAACAGTAAGTTTGCATCATCCAATAAACCAACAAATTCATCAAACTTGAAGTGTTCAAAGATTTCACGGGCATCGGTAGAGAAACACTGAATGTAGTTTTCTAGGTTATCTTTAATGTCACTTTGACCCATCTTGCCTAGGTTCATCGGTGAGGTATTGAAGAACGACAAGCCATTGGTCGCACGTAGGATCATTTTTTCCTGTGCTTCTTCTGGTAGGTTCATTGCTTTCACTTTGTCAGCTTGAGCAACAACAGCATCTTTGCTTTCTTCCAGTACACACTCAAGGCGACGTAACAGGGTGAATGGCAGAATTACACGACCGTATTGGGATTGTTTGAAATCACCGCGAAGTAGGTCTGCTACAGACCAAATGAAGGCAGCGGTTTGGGTAAAATTAGAATTAGGCATGAGAAAATCTTCATCAAAGTGACAAGAATAGAATTGTGCGCATTGTAGCAGAAGGTTACATGGTGAACATCCACCAGCATCTCGAATTGGACGGTTGGCTGGTGGACGAATAATTATTGGTTGGTATCGAAGAATGTGCCTTTTAATGGGTTATGTTTGTTAAGCCAATTATCAAGGTATTCTCGTTGAGGTTTACTTAACTCACTGCTGTAGCTATTGGGTGTTAGCTGTGGCAGATAAACAGTAAAGCTAAGGTGTACGCTGTGTTGTTCTTGGTAATAACGGTCTAGGGCGACTTGTAGCATCAATAACTCATTGGCTGATGTTAATTCCATGATTTGATACTTGAGCATTTCAAGCGGTATACGGTCTATATCAATTAAATGAAATACCTGTTGCCAGTTGATAGGCTGGGTTGTCATTAGTGTGTATAGCCGTTCAAAGCATCTGTACGCTCGCTGTTGGTAGTGCATGGGGATAGACTCACCAAAGTACCAACTAGGGAACTGTTTTAACGCATTAAGGCGAGATGCCATCTTTCCTTGTTCTGTTTTCGCACCTGTTGAATTACCGCCATGCAGTTTGCATCTTCCATTACGTTTATTGCCTCTACGCTTACAAGGCTCACCACTACGGGTTTTCGCACCACACAAAGGTAATGATTCAAGGTTAAACCGTGTGTTCATTGTTAGCTCCTATAAGTGCGAATGATGCTGGTGGGCTAATTGCGCACTTATCGGTTCGGTTCATGGGGTTTGTTTTGTAGGATTACTTTGGGGCAAGGGCGTATTATTTATGATGCCTAGTATGAAACCTCTTTGTTTTAGGTTCTCTTAATGTTTTTGAATAGCGTTTGGCATAGTAGCTAAGGCGTAAAATAACGGTTTGTATTGATACGTGATCTTTGCGGTACATCGAATACAGTCCATTTTTTACATAATGTATTGTTCCAATCTTTTGTATGTTTTGGCATAAATCTATAGCAAGATTTACAGCATACCAACTATTTAAACACATCCTCGCACTAATAAATAATGCGATATGATAATGTTGTTTATCTGATTTAGCTTGCTCTCTTACCCATATATATCCAATGTGCGTCTTATATTTGCGTTCTAATCTATTTATATAGCTTCTCATGAATCTAGATATGATTTTATTATCATCACTATAACAATTTACATGCATGTGAAATAATATTGTTCTTATTCTACAATATCTATTAATCATATAACTTACTTCACGACATATTGCATTTTGTATTTTATCAATTATTCCAGCGTACTGATTAAACACAAGCCAAACAGTTTCATCATATAAATAATAAGAAACAGATGGATACTTTTCATGAACAGATAATAGTGACATTGTCTAATAGTTTAAGGTACATATTATAATATACCCCCCTTAATATTGATGGGTTATGAGGTTTAAGTTGTTGTTTTAACAGTGATAAGATAGGGATTTGGGGTGTTTTTCTATCTACCAAATGATGTTAAATTACAAAAGTTGAAATCTGTTTAAGTCATTGTTTTTAAATGGTTTGTTGTTTTTGAACCATTCTTCGAGGCAGTCTTCCATCCAACCTACAATACGTTCATTTCGTCTCATTGGTTCGGGTAATTCTGATGATTTAATCTTATTATCAACTGTTCCTACACACACATTAAATCTTTTTGCTAATGCACTTTTTCTAATTAGTTTCTTCGAGCCCGTTTCCCATGAAACATGACGAGAAAAATCAAATGTTTTATCTTTCATTTTTTATTTTCCTTAAGTTGTTATTTAAAAATAGATACTAATTAGTGTTATTTGTTTTTTGATGAGTAAAGACTTTTAAACCATTTATTAATAGTTTCGTTATCCCAACCGAGTACTACACCATTAATCCGCATAGGTTCAGGAAGTATGCCTTCTTTTATCCATCGCCATATTGTTATACGACCTTTACCTGTTAGTTCACATAAATCATCTTGAGTAATAAGAATCTTATTCATTATTAAATGGCCTTCAAATTTGGTATCTCATTTAAGGTGCGGTGAAATCATATAAAATAGTTTGAAAGCTTGTAAATAGCCTGATGTAAGGCCTGATATGTATGCGCTTAAACATATCAGTATTTACTGGTTTCGGATTGCTGGTTGAAATAGTTAGTTAGCATTTTTATTTTTATGATTTGTTTACCGAAAAAAATTTAATTTTTTTTCATGATGTTTAAAAACAATACGGAAGGGTGTATGAAAATTATGCAGGTAGAGTGTCATTTTGAAGTGAAAAGGGGAGCAAATGGAAAAATGACGAAGCCGTTTAATCTTCATTCATTCTTGAGTGAACGGAAATTTGCGCCCTAATTGACACAAATAAAAAAGAGATGAAAAAATTCTGCTTCTAGCCGTAAGGTGTTATTTGTTATCTATGGATATTGCTAACTACACCTATAACTACACATGATTTCGCTGAAACGAAAAAGGCTTAGCAATAGAAAATCGCTAAGCCTTTGAAAAATATGGCGCTCCCTACTGGAGTCGAACCAGTGGCCTTCCCCTTAGGAGGGGGACGCTCTATCCATCTGAGCTAAGGGAGCATGTGAGTATTATACGGTATATTCTTAAAAAATTAAGGAAATACTCCTAAGGCCTTGTTTGCTTGGTTAGTAAATCACCAGGTTGAATGCTTGCCGCTAATTGTGGTTGATTAACGATAAGTTCTGATGATTTTTCATAAACTCTATCAACAGTTAAACTGATATCCGTTTCTACCATACGATTTCTTGGTATCCCTTTTTGATCGATAAAGCCAGCACTGTGCCAAAGTTTTAATCTGTCACCTTGCCTTACGCCATGGACACGACCTACGTTCATTTGAGCGATGTTGTTATGAATGTTGATCACTTCAGGTAGACTAGCGCGGCAAGATAATGCACTTTCAATATCTAACATCATGTTTTGGCTTATACGTTGAATGCTTTGACCGTAAGGAGAAACCCAAAAGCGCGCTGATTGTGTATCAACATGGCTCGAACGTGAAAACGGCCATAAGCCAATTTCTCGGTAATTGTTTTGATAGATTATCTCACCCGTTTTGCCATCCATGATTTCGAGGTTAACGGCAAACTGACGGTTTACTTGTTCTTTTTTTAATTTTCCATCAGTGGTGGCTGTTAAATCAGTAATTTCGCCACCAATGAGATATTGTGCATCGTGATCTTCAGCAAGCATGGTCATTGCAGAAGCATCAGTTGCGCTAAAAGGTACAGTCGTCGTGCCTGTTACAATAAAGCTTTGTGAACGTTTTTGTATTTGTTTACCTAGAATAGCTGCAAAGTCTTTCCCTATTTTATAGACACTACCCATTGCTGCTTGCTGTGGCTCGGCGATCGAGAAGCTCCCTAGCAAGATCCCCTTTTTATATTGGGTCTTGTGGCAACTTTTTGCCGATGGATAAATATCAATACGGCTAGTGATGTACATCTTGCCGCCAGCTTTCTTTTGTTCAAGGATAGTAATATTACGAACTTCGTTACCGCTGAATCGGTATTGCTGGCGAGATTCTGACAAATAAGGCTTTAGTGACGATAGGCTCGCGATCTCACCGCCTGCATGTTTCATTGCTTGGAACACCGCATCTTCCAGCGCATTCACCCGTGCAGTTTCTTCACTTTCTAAAATGACGGCTTCACCAGTGACTTCTACCCATTGAGCTGAACTGTAACTGGAAAATAGCAGGCAAAATACGCCTAAGTAACGAGAAAATTTTTTATTCATAGCAGTCCGTTTAGGTATGTTTTTTGCTTTTTATTAATGCGATGAAAATAAGAATGCAAAGAGTGTTCCCAATTAGGCACTCACATTAAAGAATTTGAGTTTTGAAACGATATAAAAGAAAACATTATTTGAAGGCGGGTTTATAAATGAAGAAATGGATCGTAATTGTGTTGTCGTTAGCGCTGACAGCCTGTACCACGCCTCCGGTTTATAATGGTAAAGAGCGATATTCTTCAGGGACGTACTCTTTAACTGATACCCCTCGCCATACGGTTGATTACTTTGTTGAAGGGCTAGCCAATCAGCTTGTCACTTCTAATCAATATCTCACTGCAAGTACACCATTAGCCGTGACGTCTTTTGTTGATCTGCAAGATATGACAGAAACTAACTGGTTAGGTAACGTGGTGAGTGAAAACTTCATGTACCAGATGCAGCAACGTGGTTTCACTGTTGTGGATTATAAATCGACAGGGGTGATCAAAGTGACCAGTGATGGTGATTTTAGTATTAGCCGCAATTGGAGAGAGTTAGCCTCACAGCAGCCTGTTGATTATGTGCTAACTGGCACCATGTTGCGTCAAAGTGGTGGTGTACTGGTGAATGCTCGCATTATTGGTATGCGATCGAATGTTGTGATTGCGACAGCACAAGGCTTTTTACCAGCTGAACGTATTGGTCGCGATTTAGATTTTATGAATAAGATCCAACTGCGAAATGGTGTGATCATGCGCTCTGATGTGCGTAATCGACCTGATAATAATGTGATTTTAAAGCCTTAGGGAGTAAGGAATGAAACTGTATGTAGCCGTTGCTGCCGCTATCTTGTTATTGTCTGGTTGTAGTAATACTTCCTCTGGTGGAACAAAGCCGCCAGGCCCAGATTTAACGCAAAGTAAAGATGTGATTCAAGCTGTGGGTTACGCATCTATCAGTGAGCAAAAAGGCAGAACCAAGGAAGAGAAAAGTATTCGAGCGATGCGAGCATCAAAACTTGATGCTTATCGTGAACTGTCTGAGCAAATTTATGGTCTTCGTATTAGTGCGACTACATCTCTTGATGATCAGCAATTAGGTTATGAGAATACCGACGGTGCGGTTGATGGGGTGATCCGTGGAGCAAAAGTGATCCGTAGCTACCCTGTCGGCGATAGCTATGTGACAGAAATGGAGCTCAATATCGGTTTAATGGAACGTATGAAGCAACACGGAGAAGTATTCCATATGCCGAATAAACAAGAAGTGATGTTCTAGTAATTATGCTTTGAGATTGGTGCCTAATGACCGAACATTTTGTGCGATACCTTCGCTGTTATAGGTCATTTGGTGCCGTCCACGGCTTTGTTGGAATAGGTTATTGAGTTTATGAAAACTCAAGTGGGCACGCTGTAAAACCTCACCGTTAATATCATTATATTGCTGACATTCTTGTACGAGATTTTGGATTGCAGCAACCTGTGATTGGTATTCTTCAATCTGCGTTAATTGTTCACGTTCTTCATGGGAAGAAAGCAAGTAATCGTGCTGTTGGATTTTGTAGATCAGATCAAGCTTCTCTTTGGCAATTTGTTCGATTTCTAATGCCTTGCGGCGAGTAATTGCCACTCTTTCTTGTTTAAGAAGATCGATTAAAGACAATAAGGTTGTTTGTTGTACTTCAAGCAGTTGCCCAAGTGTCTGTTTCATTGCACTGATCTCAGTCGTAATATGCAGGTACTATATTAAAGCCCGTTAAGCTCGTCTTCGAACTTTAACATGTTTGCTGCAAGTTTATCGGCATCAATAGTATATGAGCCATTGGCAATCGCTTGTTTGATCTCTGCCACTTTTCCAGCATCAAAGCTTGGCTCAGTTGCTAATTGTTGATGGATCTGACCTACCGCTTTACCTTGCGAGCTAAGTGATACCTCATCATGTTGCTCTTTGGCAACGCTAGCTGCTGCAGATGTTTGGTTATCTGATGATGTTTTTTGTTGGCTAATACGTGTGGTGTTAAGCGGTTGCCCACCACGCAATTGATCTATATTTGCCATAATAATTACCTTGAATAATTAACTGTGATACCTAACTATCGGCAAAGTAGGTTAAGACTTTAGCGATTATTATGCAGATAAAATGATTTATTTTCAGCAATAAGAAAAGCTAGTATTTGACTGTTACTTCACCAACCGCAGTAATAATAGCATCAATCATACGTCGAGACTTTGTGTTCTGTACCCGGATCTCATCACCAATAGCACCATCAGATAATGCTTTGCCTTTCGTGACAATATTTAGTCCGCCTGTTCCTGCACGAATAATGACACTGTCATTGCGGCACACTAAGCAAATATCACGCGCTTGTACCATTTCACCAGCTTTGACGGAGCGCTTTACTTTAGAACCGATAATTTCTCTCGGGTCATCAAAACTGCTACCTCGTTGGAAGCGACTTTCAATCATTTGCACAGAAAGCTTATCAGGAGTGAGCACCATTCCTCGCCCTAAAGCAACAGCAGCCACAACCTTTGGCAAGGTCAGTTGTACATTCACAGGGACATATAATTGCCAATTTTCTGTCGGGCACTGAACTAATACGGTGACATTACCACTTAACGTTTGTTTTCCCGGAAGAGAAGCTGCAAGTGGGCTAGAGCAAGAAGAAAAACGCAGGCGGTTATCAAGCTTGGCTGCTTCAATTTTTAATTTCCCTTTTTCTGGTAAGGAAATTTGCTGTTTTATCAGCTCTTCAGCGGCATTCTGCACCGAATCTAGCACACTATCATTTGATGCGAAGATATTTGTGCTAAAGAAAAACAGTAAGAAGCCGATAACTGTCGGCAAGAGTTTTTGATCTCTGTGGCTTGTCACGGTAAATGCTCTTTGGTCATGATTAGAATTACTATAACATCCGCTATGATAGGTAGATATTCTAATAACTTGATTATTTATCAGATGTGATCGTGAGTGGAGAACTTGTGTTCGCGGGCGGACTTAAATACGACAGGGAGTTAATCCAATGACAGGTATTTTGGATTCAGTGAATCAGCGGACACAGTTAGTCGGTCAAAACCGATTAGAACTGCTGACATTTCGATTAAACCGACGTCAGCGTTACGGTATTAACGTTTTTAAAGTGAAAGAAGTGCTGCAGTGTCCACAGTTAACTGCAATGCCAAACTTACATCCTCTTATTAAAGGTGTGGCTCATATCCGTGGGCAAACTATTTCCGTTATTGATATGAGCTTGGCAACAGGTGGGCGTCCAATTACGGATTTGACGAACTGCTTTATTATTATTTCTGAATTTAACCGCTCAGTGCAGGGGTTTCTGGTTTCATCTGTCGAGCGCATTATTAATATGAACTGGGAATCGATTTTGCCACCACCACAAGGTGCAGGGCGCAGTAATTACCTTACTGCTGTAACAGAAATCGATGGTGAATTGGTTGAGATTTTAGATGTAGAGAAAATCCTTGATGAGATCTCATAGGTTAATACCAATATCTCAGGTACGGTATTAGAAGATTTAGTTGAAAATGGCCCTGCAGTTCGCCGCGTACTGGTTGCTGATGATTCAACCGTTGCACGTAAGCAGGTTCAACGTGCGATTGAAGCGATCGGTTGCGAGTGTGTATTGGTAAAAGATGGTAAAGAAGCCATCATGAAATTGCGTGAAATGGCAGAGCAAGGTTCGATTTATGAGCAGTTGTCATTGATTATTTCTGATATTGAAATGCCAGAAATGGACGGTTACACCTTAACGGCTGAAATTCGAAACGATCCAAAATTAAAAGATCTGCATGTGATTTTGCATACATCTCTCAGCGGTGTTTTCAACCAAGCCATGGTTGAGCGCGTTGGGGCTAATGCTTTTATTCCTAAATTTAACCCTGATGAGTTAGGCCGCGCTGTTAAAGGTGCGATGCCAGATGTGCCAGCAACATCAGCGTAATTACCCAAAATTATTATAAATTATTGAGCATTTAATGCCGAAACGTACTGACAAAGAAGAGTTGTAAATGACAGCAGTAACTGTAAATGATCAAGAATATCGTGAGTTTTGCCGATTTCTTGAAACTCAATGTGGCATCGTGTTAGGCGATAGCAAGCAATACTTAGTGCGTAGTCGTTTAAG
The sequence above is a segment of the Photobacterium leiognathi genome. Coding sequences within it:
- a CDS encoding HGGxSTG domain-containing protein, whose amino-acid sequence is MNTRFNLESLPLCGAKTRSGEPCKRRGNKRNGRCKLHGGNSTGAKTEQGKMASRLNALKQFPSWYFGESIPMHYQQRAYRCFERLYTLMTTQPINWQQVFHLIDIDRIPLEMLKYQIMELTSANELLMLQVALDRYYQEQHSVHLSFTVYLPQLTPNSYSSELSKPQREYLDNWLNKHNPLKGTFFDTNQ
- a CDS encoding YagK/YfjJ domain-containing protein — protein: MSLLSVHEKYPSVSYYLYDETVWLVFNQYAGIIDKIQNAICREVSYMINRYCRIRTILFHMHVNCYSDDNKIISRFMRSYINRLERKYKTHIGYIWVREQAKSDKQHYHIALFISARMCLNSWYAVNLAIDLCQNIQKIGTIHYVKNGLYSMYRKDHVSIQTVILRLSYYAKRYSKTLREPKTKRFHTRHHK
- a CDS encoding helix-turn-helix transcriptional regulator, which produces MKDKTFDFSRHVSWETGSKKLIRKSALAKRFNVCVGTVDNKIKSSELPEPMRRNERIVGWMEDCLEEWFKNNKPFKNNDLNRFQLL
- a CDS encoding helix-turn-helix transcriptional regulator yields the protein MNKILITQDDLCELTGKGRITIWRWIKEGILPEPMRINGVVLGWDNETINKWFKSLYSSKNK
- a CDS encoding flagella assembly protein FlgT, whose product is MNKKFSRYLGVFCLLFSSYSSAQWVEVTGEAVILESEETARVNALEDAVFQAMKHAGGEIASLSSLKPYLSESRQQYRFSGNEVRNITILEQKKAGGKMYITSRIDIYPSAKSCHKTQYKKGILLGSFSIAEPQQAAMGSVYKIGKDFAAILGKQIQKRSQSFIVTGTTTVPFSATDASAMTMLAEDHDAQYLIGGEITDLTATTDGKLKKEQVNRQFAVNLEIMDGKTGEIIYQNNYREIGLWPFSRSSHVDTQSARFWVSPYGQSIQRISQNMMLDIESALSCRASLPEVINIHNNIAQMNVGRVHGVRQGDRLKLWHSAGFIDQKGIPRNRMVETDISLTVDRVYEKSSELIVNQPQLAASIQPGDLLTKQTRP
- a CDS encoding FlgO family outer membrane protein, producing the protein MKKWIVIVLSLALTACTTPPVYNGKERYSSGTYSLTDTPRHTVDYFVEGLANQLVTSNQYLTASTPLAVTSFVDLQDMTETNWLGNVVSENFMYQMQQRGFTVVDYKSTGVIKVTSDGDFSISRNWRELASQQPVDYVLTGTMLRQSGGVLVNARIIGMRSNVVIATAQGFLPAERIGRDLDFMNKIQLRNGVIMRSDVRNRPDNNVILKP
- a CDS encoding LPP20 family lipoprotein, which gives rise to MKLYVAVAAAILLLSGCSNTSSGGTKPPGPDLTQSKDVIQAVGYASISEQKGRTKEEKSIRAMRASKLDAYRELSEQIYGLRISATTSLDDQQLGYENTDGAVDGVIRGAKVIRSYPVGDSYVTEMELNIGLMERMKQHGEVFHMPNKQEVMF
- a CDS encoding flagella synthesis protein FlgN, whose translation is MKQTLGQLLEVQQTTLLSLIDLLKQERVAITRRKALEIEQIAKEKLDLIYKIQQHDYLLSSHEEREQLTQIEEYQSQVAAIQNLVQECQQYNDINGEVLQRAHLSFHKLNNLFQQSRGRHQMTYNSEGIAQNVRSLGTNLKA
- the flgM gene encoding flagellar biosynthesis anti-sigma factor FlgM, with the protein product MANIDQLRGGQPLNTTRISQQKTSSDNQTSAAASVAKEQHDEVSLSSQGKAVGQIHQQLATEPSFDAGKVAEIKQAIANGSYTIDADKLAANMLKFEDELNGL
- the flgA gene encoding flagellar basal body P-ring formation chaperone FlgA, whose amino-acid sequence is MTSHRDQKLLPTVIGFLLFFFSTNIFASNDSVLDSVQNAAEELIKQQISLPEKGKLKIEAAKLDNRLRFSSCSSPLAASLPGKQTLSGNVTVLVQCPTENWQLYVPVNVQLTLPKVVAAVALGRGMVLTPDKLSVQMIESRFQRGSSFDDPREIIGSKVKRSVKAGEMVQARDICLVCRNDSVIIRAGTGGLNIVTKGKALSDGAIGDEIRVQNTKSRRMIDAIITAVGEVTVKY